A region from the uncultured Draconibacterium sp. genome encodes:
- a CDS encoding ATP-binding protein, protein MAAIVENSLLRRNPETKLITDFQEQVLENEQELATNLNRLSEILAEDDFEDELNEFFAQEETLVRETGFGSLIFRDNELIFWTDRGIAFYNYLEELPGTTGMVRLPNGYYLVDTVCIGDYTAVGFHLVKRRYTYENKYLQSNFYKSYKLPNDYVVRINMNKRGYEIKNTEGAYLFTLLPYGKYLCTTNQLYFPAAFYFLGLILLLFYFRKEFVEQDAPFFLKLVSLGVALFIVYWIHLIFEVPKVFFHLRFFGPDYFAINEWLPSLGDYFLLAMFFLFWIYNFAIDLNIEDLQKNSTLPRKMVIALLLLFNASLYLLVDYFIKELIFNSTISFALNKIIAISPQSIMGVFSMGLLLLGVVFFTIRINEKILKDFTLFYLIVLVLAISLFFAGVQYLVVHNVSIYALLLFITCALLASLISRHYLHTFTLSYLIIYVAVVSLYSLFIINRTISKKDREHQKLLAVTLVTERDPAAEVFMTEVQYQINRDSAIINSLLFQREFVDVEEYFRQSYFNTYFRRYLLNIYVCRSIDSLITEPDNRMVLCREYLDQKIEAEGIQVPGTGFYFMDNMNGRISYTGRFNYPLADDGRGVSIYIDLDSDLLFEGIGFPELLIDKSMARSDIYQKFNYAKYYAGELTDKFGEYNYNYNGHVYLKSDDEFSYLRQDQLEHLVYHTSEQNYVVVSRVLLSPIDYLISFPYLFVFYFLTLLVVLMVVNQSIRERRVFFDLKFKIQAAIISIVFISLLVVAAVTLFYNVKEYRQKHQNDLNEKMKSIAEEIDHRLEDKEEITPELEIWLHRELAKLSNIFRTDINIYGVDGDLIASSRLEIFERGLVSTKINARANYEVYQNFSISYFQPENIGKLSYLSAYRPIINNRGNYLGVINLPYFIRQDNYSQEISTFIVAFINLYVLLFLASIIAAVFIANQITKPLVVIQENLQKMQLGKRNEPIQYSRKDEIGSLVREYNKKVDELAISADLLARSERESAWREMAKQIAHEIKNPLTPMKLNIQYLQRAKGQNEEYNEFLERVTSTLIEQIDNLSNIATEFSNFAKIPTARNQVFCLAEQLRKTIDLYETHDRAKIEFDTNGQECLNVNADREQLSRAIINLIRNAIQAIPEDQKGAVLLKLNRREHMAVISVQDNGAGIPLELRDKLFSPSFTTKTSGMGLGLAIVKNIVENFAGRIWFETELGVGSTFFLEIPVFNENDELREV, encoded by the coding sequence GTGGCTGCAATTGTCGAAAACAGTTTGCTTCGGCGAAATCCTGAAACAAAACTAATTACTGATTTTCAGGAACAGGTACTCGAAAATGAGCAGGAATTAGCAACCAATCTGAATCGCTTAAGCGAGATTTTAGCAGAAGATGATTTTGAAGATGAATTGAATGAGTTTTTCGCACAGGAAGAAACACTGGTACGAGAAACGGGTTTTGGGTCATTAATTTTTCGCGATAACGAACTTATTTTTTGGACCGACAGGGGGATAGCTTTCTATAATTACCTGGAAGAATTGCCGGGAACCACCGGTATGGTGAGGCTTCCGAATGGTTATTACCTGGTTGATACGGTTTGTATTGGCGATTACACAGCGGTAGGTTTTCATTTGGTAAAACGACGATATACCTATGAAAATAAATACCTGCAAAGCAATTTTTACAAAAGCTACAAACTCCCGAACGATTATGTTGTACGAATAAATATGAATAAGCGAGGTTACGAAATTAAAAATACCGAAGGTGCTTATCTTTTTACTCTCCTGCCTTATGGTAAATACCTCTGCACAACAAATCAACTTTATTTTCCGGCGGCTTTCTATTTTCTGGGCCTGATATTGTTACTTTTTTATTTCAGAAAAGAGTTTGTTGAGCAAGACGCACCGTTCTTTTTAAAACTGGTGAGCTTAGGAGTTGCCTTATTTATTGTTTATTGGATCCACTTGATTTTTGAGGTTCCCAAAGTATTTTTTCATTTGCGTTTTTTTGGCCCCGACTATTTTGCAATTAACGAATGGTTGCCATCCTTAGGCGATTATTTTTTACTGGCAATGTTCTTTTTGTTTTGGATTTACAACTTCGCCATCGATCTGAATATCGAGGATTTACAGAAAAACTCAACTTTGCCCCGTAAAATGGTAATAGCATTGCTACTGCTTTTTAATGCCAGCCTGTATTTGCTTGTTGATTATTTTATTAAAGAGCTTATTTTCAACTCAACCATTTCGTTTGCATTAAATAAAATTATTGCCATTTCGCCGCAGAGTATAATGGGTGTCTTTTCAATGGGATTGTTGTTGTTGGGCGTGGTGTTTTTTACCATCCGTATCAACGAAAAGATTTTAAAAGATTTTACTCTGTTTTATTTGATAGTGTTGGTGCTGGCAATTAGTTTGTTTTTTGCCGGAGTTCAATACCTGGTGGTACACAATGTATCAATTTATGCGCTGTTGCTTTTTATAACATGCGCCTTGCTGGCTTCTTTAATCAGCCGGCATTACTTACACACTTTTACCTTAAGTTACCTTATAATTTACGTAGCTGTTGTATCGCTGTATTCACTGTTTATTATTAACCGTACAATTAGTAAAAAAGATCGCGAGCACCAGAAACTTCTGGCAGTAACCCTGGTAACTGAGCGCGATCCGGCGGCAGAAGTGTTTATGACCGAAGTACAATATCAGATTAACAGGGATTCGGCAATTATTAATAGTTTACTTTTTCAACGCGAATTTGTTGACGTGGAGGAGTATTTTCGCCAGTCGTATTTTAATACCTATTTCAGAAGATATTTATTGAATATTTACGTTTGCCGAAGCATTGATAGTCTGATAACAGAACCCGATAACAGAATGGTGTTGTGCAGGGAATACCTGGATCAGAAAATAGAAGCGGAGGGTATTCAAGTACCCGGAACAGGTTTCTATTTTATGGATAATATGAATGGCCGTATTTCTTATACAGGGCGTTTTAACTACCCGTTGGCCGACGATGGCCGCGGAGTCTCAATTTATATCGACCTGGATTCGGATTTATTGTTTGAAGGTATTGGTTTTCCTGAATTGCTCATTGATAAATCGATGGCGCGGTCGGATATCTACCAAAAATTTAACTACGCAAAATATTACGCCGGAGAACTTACCGATAAGTTTGGCGAATACAATTACAATTACAACGGGCACGTTTACCTTAAGTCCGACGATGAATTCTCGTACCTGCGCCAGGATCAGCTGGAGCATTTGGTTTATCACACCAGCGAGCAAAACTATGTGGTGGTTTCGCGGGTTTTGTTAAGCCCCATCGATTACCTGATTTCGTTCCCTTATTTGTTTGTATTTTACTTTCTTACCTTGTTGGTCGTGTTAATGGTTGTCAACCAGTCGATTCGCGAGCGAAGGGTATTTTTCGACCTGAAATTTAAAATACAGGCTGCCATTATTTCCATTGTGTTTATTTCGTTACTGGTAGTGGCAGCGGTTACTTTGTTTTATAATGTAAAAGAATACAGGCAGAAACACCAGAACGACCTGAATGAGAAAATGAAATCAATTGCCGAGGAGATTGACCATCGCCTGGAAGACAAAGAAGAAATTACACCTGAACTGGAAATATGGTTACACCGCGAGTTAGCCAAACTTTCAAATATTTTCCGCACAGACATTAATATTTACGGCGTTGATGGCGACCTGATAGCCTCATCACGTTTAGAGATTTTTGAGCGCGGTTTGGTGTCAACAAAAATTAATGCCCGCGCTAATTACGAAGTTTACCAGAATTTCTCCATCAGCTATTTTCAACCCGAGAATATCGGAAAACTGTCGTACCTGTCGGCTTACCGGCCCATAATTAATAACCGGGGAAATTACCTGGGCGTGATAAACTTGCCCTATTTCATCCGGCAAGATAACTATAGCCAGGAAATTTCAACTTTTATTGTAGCCTTTATCAACCTGTATGTGTTGCTGTTTTTAGCCAGTATAATTGCGGCCGTTTTTATTGCCAACCAGATTACGAAACCGCTTGTGGTTATTCAGGAGAATTTGCAAAAAATGCAACTGGGAAAACGTAACGAACCCATTCAGTACAGCCGAAAAGACGAGATTGGAAGTTTGGTGCGCGAATACAATAAAAAGGTTGATGAACTGGCAATTAGTGCCGATTTGTTAGCGCGCTCTGAAAGAGAGTCGGCCTGGCGCGAAATGGCCAAACAAATTGCCCACGAAATTAAAAATCCGCTCACCCCAATGAAACTGAATATTCAGTATTTACAACGCGCCAAGGGACAAAACGAGGAGTACAATGAATTTTTGGAGCGGGTAACCTCAACCTTAATCGAGCAAATAGATAACCTCTCGAATATTGCCACTGAGTTTTCGAATTTTGCCAAAATACCAACAGCTCGTAACCAGGTATTTTGTTTGGCCGAGCAGTTGCGAAAAACCATTGATTTATACGAAACGCACGATCGGGCAAAAATTGAATTCGACACCAACGGGCAAGAGTGCCTCAATGTTAATGCAGACCGCGAACAGCTTTCTCGTGCCATTATCAACCTCATCAGAAATGCAATTCAAGCCATTCCCGAAGACCAAAAAGGAGCTGTTTTGTTAAAGCTTAACAGACGCGAGCACATGGCTGTAATTTCAGTACAGGACAATGGAGCAGGAATACCGCTTGAATTACGCGATAAACTTTTTAGCCCAAGTTTTACTACTAAAACAAGCGGTATGGGCCTGGGGCTGGCCATTGTAAAAAATATTGTTGAGAATTTTGCAGGGAGAATATGGTTTGAAACCGAGCTGGGCGTTGGCTCCACTTTTTTCCTTGAAATTCCGGTTTTTAACGAAAACGATGAGCTGCGCGAAGTTTAA
- a CDS encoding DUF4783 domain-containing protein has product MMISLKKIFSASLLFCIVLAVTATVPQDNPKIPSEIVVGLETGNAKTLSTYFNQNVEMVVLDNDNVYSKAQAQQIVSNFFSKFPPVAEHAFSIIHDSGKADAKYVIGKLKTEKGEFRVYFLLKKNSGKEYIHQLRIEKQ; this is encoded by the coding sequence ATGATGATTAGCTTAAAAAAGATATTTTCCGCAAGTCTGTTGTTTTGTATTGTGCTAGCCGTTACAGCCACAGTGCCGCAAGACAACCCAAAAATACCCAGCGAAATTGTTGTAGGATTAGAAACCGGAAATGCCAAAACGCTTTCAACCTATTTTAACCAAAACGTTGAAATGGTGGTGCTTGATAACGACAATGTGTATAGCAAAGCCCAGGCTCAGCAAATTGTAAGCAACTTTTTTAGTAAGTTTCCTCCGGTGGCCGAACATGCTTTTTCCATCATTCACGATAGCGGAAAAGCTGATGCCAAATACGTTATCGGAAAATTAAAAACTGAAAAAGGAGAATTTAGAGTGTATTTTCTACTTAAAAAGAATAGTGGAAAGGAATACATTCACCAACTCAGAATAGAAAAACAATAA
- the rlmH gene encoding 23S rRNA (pseudouridine(1915)-N(3))-methyltransferase RlmH — translation MKITLLVVGKTDAAYLRDGIDVYRKRLKHYINFELEIIPDIKKGKNTNPEIQKIKEGELILAKLTAGKELHLLDEKGKMFSSVEFSEFLEKKMINGPKELLLVIGGPYGFSDEVYQRAQSKISLSRLTFSHQMVRLLCVEQIYRAFTILKGEPYHHV, via the coding sequence ATGAAAATTACATTGTTGGTTGTGGGAAAAACAGATGCCGCTTATTTGCGCGATGGCATTGATGTGTACCGGAAACGACTAAAACATTATATAAATTTTGAACTGGAAATAATTCCAGACATTAAAAAAGGAAAAAACACGAATCCTGAAATTCAAAAAATAAAAGAAGGGGAACTCATCCTTGCAAAACTAACAGCAGGCAAAGAACTGCATTTGCTTGATGAAAAGGGAAAAATGTTTTCGTCGGTTGAGTTTTCAGAATTCCTTGAAAAGAAAATGATTAACGGACCAAAGGAGCTATTGCTTGTTATTGGCGGCCCATATGGATTTTCAGACGAAGTGTACCAGCGTGCCCAGTCAAAAATTTCACTCTCCAGGCTAACATTTTCGCATCAAATGGTGCGATTGTTGTGTGTAGAGCAAATTTACAGGGCATTTACAATTTTAAAAGGCGAACCATATCATCATGTTTAA
- a CDS encoding phosphoribosyltransferase — protein MTPLSFKQITARLHTIEFPEIDVVIGIGSGGVPAATMLAYHLKSELLVMTLNYRDEQNNPRYEEPKVLEKANWNLAGQRILLVDDVSVSGKTMNAALKQLKGLNVQTCAMKGKADFVLFPEIKDCVKWPWKP, from the coding sequence ATGACACCATTATCTTTTAAACAAATAACAGCACGTTTACACACCATCGAATTTCCGGAAATTGATGTGGTTATCGGTATCGGATCGGGTGGAGTGCCTGCAGCCACTATGCTGGCTTATCATTTAAAATCGGAACTGCTTGTAATGACACTGAATTATCGCGACGAGCAAAATAATCCGCGCTACGAGGAGCCGAAAGTGCTGGAAAAAGCCAACTGGAACTTAGCCGGCCAACGTATTTTATTGGTTGACGATGTTTCGGTTTCGGGGAAAACAATGAATGCCGCTTTAAAACAACTAAAAGGGCTGAACGTGCAAACTTGTGCAATGAAAGGGAAAGCTGATTTTGTGCTATTCCCTGAAATAAAAGATTGTGTTAAGTGGCCATGGAAACCCTAA